The proteins below come from a single Streptomyces sp. B3I8 genomic window:
- a CDS encoding response regulator transcription factor, translating to MTLRVVVADDQALVRTGFRMIIDARDDLEVVGEACDGREAVRLTRELAPDVVLMDVRMPVVDGIEATRRIADGGSGARILVLTTWDVDAHVVDALRAGASGFLLKDIRPGELVEAIRLTARGEALLAPTVLTRVLDRFLRTLPDPAPAPSLRSLSGREREVLTLIGQALSNTEIAERLSLSEATVKNHVTAVLRKLGLRDRVQAVVTAYDHGLVRPRRP from the coding sequence ATGACACTGCGCGTGGTGGTGGCCGACGACCAGGCCCTGGTCCGCACCGGTTTCCGCATGATCATCGACGCCCGGGACGACCTGGAGGTGGTCGGGGAGGCCTGCGACGGCCGGGAGGCGGTGCGGCTGACCCGGGAGCTGGCGCCCGACGTCGTGCTGATGGACGTACGCATGCCCGTCGTGGACGGCATCGAGGCGACCCGGCGGATCGCGGACGGCGGCAGCGGGGCCCGGATCCTCGTGCTGACCACCTGGGACGTGGACGCGCACGTGGTCGACGCACTGCGCGCCGGGGCGAGCGGCTTCCTGCTCAAGGACATCCGCCCCGGCGAACTCGTCGAGGCCATCCGCCTCACCGCGCGCGGCGAGGCACTGCTCGCGCCGACCGTGCTGACCCGCGTCCTCGACCGGTTCCTGCGCACCCTGCCCGACCCGGCGCCGGCACCCTCCCTGCGCAGCCTCTCCGGGCGCGAGCGGGAGGTGCTCACCCTGATCGGGCAGGCACTGTCGAACACGGAGATCGCCGAACGGCTGTCCCTGTCGGAGGCCACCGTCAAGAACCACGTCACCGCCGTGCTGCGCAAGCTCGGCCTGCGCGACCGCGTCCAGGCGGTCGTCACCGCGTACGACCACGGCCTGGTGCGGCCCCGCCGTCCCTGA
- a CDS encoding enoyl-CoA hydratase/isomerase family protein — protein sequence MPSLTNDAHDAHDAYATLRVSSAQGVARIVLDNPPVNVISAVMMRELRTVLTALADDPSVRVIIFSSADPEFFLAHVDMRIGEDMAALESLAASAPADVNVFQAVGELLRHQPQVTVVKLAGKARGGGAEFVAAADMAFAAVETAGLGQIESLMGIVPGGGGTQYLRHRVGRNRALELILTADLLDARTAAAYGWINRALPAAELDDHVDRVARDIAALPDGVVEAAKRALPADDLTEGLLRENDAWAATIARPAARRLMSEGLRAGAQTPAGERDLETLMRGAAR from the coding sequence ATGCCCTCCCTCACGAACGACGCCCACGACGCCCACGACGCTTACGCCACGCTGCGCGTGAGCAGCGCACAGGGCGTCGCGCGGATCGTCCTCGACAACCCCCCGGTGAACGTCATCAGTGCCGTGATGATGCGTGAGCTCCGCACCGTGCTGACCGCGCTCGCGGACGACCCCTCGGTCCGCGTGATCATCTTCTCCAGCGCCGATCCCGAGTTCTTCCTCGCCCATGTGGACATGCGGATCGGGGAGGACATGGCCGCGCTGGAGTCGCTCGCCGCGTCGGCTCCGGCGGACGTCAACGTGTTCCAGGCCGTCGGCGAGCTCCTGCGGCACCAGCCCCAGGTGACCGTCGTCAAGCTCGCCGGGAAGGCCCGTGGTGGCGGGGCCGAGTTCGTGGCCGCGGCGGACATGGCGTTCGCGGCCGTCGAGACCGCCGGGCTCGGTCAGATCGAGTCGCTCATGGGCATCGTCCCCGGCGGCGGCGGAACCCAGTACCTCCGCCACCGCGTGGGCCGCAACCGCGCGCTGGAGCTGATCCTCACGGCCGACCTGCTCGACGCCAGGACGGCCGCGGCCTACGGCTGGATCAATCGGGCCCTGCCGGCCGCGGAACTCGACGACCACGTCGACCGGGTGGCCCGCGACATCGCCGCACTGCCCGACGGTGTCGTCGAGGCGGCCAAGCGCGCGCTGCCCGCCGACGATCTCACGGAGGGACTCCTGCGCGAGAACGACGCCTGGGCCGCCACGATCGCCCGGCCGGCCGCACGTCGACTGATGAGCGAGGGACTGCGGGCAGGGGCGCAGACACCGGCCGGCGAACGCGACCTCGAGACGCTGATGCGCGGCGCCGCGCGCTGA
- a CDS encoding SGNH/GDSL hydrolase family protein has product MRRCATLLALLLTTAGLSSTATALPATATSAAPPSAAAAAPSSAAAERGSWTGTWAAAASGTASDTGYAGYTLRNLVRTSVGGDRIRVKLSNALGTRPVLFAHTTVGLQKVPDSAALAPGSLRDLTFDGHRAVTVPAGAEVYSDPVALPVAAAADLFVTTYTPDPSGPVTLHAAGLTTSYYATDGTDHAGDLGGAGLPSTTQSWHYVTEVDVRPGRPEAATGSGAVVALGDSITDGIASTPGTDRRWPDRLAARLRASHGPARGFGVLNAGISGNRVLHEGTGPSARDRLDRDVLRRAGARTVIVLEGINDIQRIPGEGSADEIVTGLRDIADRAHAAGLRVLGGTLIPFEGWQTYGPEQEAARETVNTWIRDGGVVDAVVDFDAAVRDPADPHRMRTEYDSGDHLHPNDEGLRAMADAVDLDALGRPDPARLAPYLRPVRSLTLAAAPGRAVTIAGRAATVPFVTRTTVQGPGTVRGKVTASLDGKRYAHPFAVRSDGRFAQVDVALDVPVPAALAAGEHHVRFTVRTRDGRSRTATAVLDVRGLGCAQSDDSCPVDLTGAYDRDSIASADHPDDGDFDGLGWSYAAETLPANGPSVLAGAPFAFPSSADGTKNTVTAQGQTLELPGLRARQLRVLGAASGGAAEGTATLTYADGSTAAVSLGFSDWAGQPQPGETVAVAAPYRYRAGTGRDGPAVRIFARTLPLDPDRVLRSVRLPDDTRLKLFAATVDQSG; this is encoded by the coding sequence ATGCGAAGATGCGCCACCCTTCTCGCCCTGCTGCTGACGACCGCGGGCCTCTCCTCGACCGCCACGGCCCTCCCCGCGACCGCCACGTCTGCCGCCCCGCCCTCCGCCGCGGCCGCCGCCCCGTCCTCCGCGGCGGCGGAACGGGGGAGCTGGACCGGCACCTGGGCAGCTGCGGCGAGCGGCACGGCGAGCGACACCGGGTACGCCGGATACACCCTCCGCAACCTCGTCCGCACGAGCGTCGGCGGCGACCGGATCCGCGTGAAACTCTCCAACGCCCTCGGCACCCGACCCGTCCTGTTCGCCCACACCACCGTGGGGCTGCAGAAGGTGCCCGACAGCGCCGCGCTCGCGCCCGGTTCCCTGCGCGACCTCACCTTCGACGGGCACCGGGCCGTCACCGTCCCCGCGGGCGCCGAGGTCTACAGCGATCCGGTCGCCCTCCCCGTCGCCGCGGCCGCCGACCTGTTCGTCACCACCTACACCCCCGACCCGTCCGGACCGGTCACCCTGCACGCCGCCGGGCTGACCACCTCGTACTACGCCACGGACGGCACCGACCACGCAGGGGACCTCGGCGGCGCCGGGCTGCCCTCGACGACCCAGTCCTGGCACTACGTCACCGAGGTCGACGTCCGGCCCGGCCGGCCCGAGGCCGCGACGGGCAGCGGCGCCGTCGTCGCCCTCGGCGACTCGATCACCGACGGGATCGCTTCGACGCCCGGCACGGACCGGCGCTGGCCGGACCGGCTGGCGGCCCGGCTGCGCGCGAGCCACGGCCCGGCCCGCGGGTTCGGCGTGCTCAACGCGGGCATCAGCGGCAACCGCGTGCTGCACGAGGGCACCGGACCCAGCGCCCGGGACAGACTGGACCGGGACGTGCTGCGCCGCGCGGGCGCGCGGACCGTCATCGTGCTCGAAGGCATCAACGACATCCAGCGGATCCCGGGCGAGGGCAGCGCCGACGAGATCGTCACGGGGCTGCGTGACATCGCCGACCGCGCGCACGCCGCCGGCCTGCGCGTGCTGGGCGGCACCCTCATCCCCTTCGAGGGATGGCAGACGTACGGGCCGGAGCAGGAGGCCGCCCGCGAGACCGTGAACACGTGGATCCGCGACGGCGGGGTCGTCGACGCGGTGGTCGACTTCGACGCCGCCGTACGCGACCCGGCGGACCCGCACCGCATGCGGACGGAATACGACAGCGGCGACCATCTGCACCCGAACGACGAGGGGCTGCGGGCCATGGCCGACGCGGTGGACCTGGACGCGCTCGGCCGCCCGGATCCGGCGCGTCTCGCGCCGTACCTCCGTCCCGTGCGCTCGCTCACCCTCGCCGCGGCCCCGGGGCGGGCCGTCACGATCGCCGGCCGTGCGGCCACCGTCCCGTTCGTCACCCGCACGACCGTCCAGGGCCCCGGCACGGTCCGCGGAAAGGTCACCGCGAGCCTCGACGGCAAGCGGTACGCGCACCCCTTCGCGGTACGCAGCGACGGCCGCTTCGCGCAGGTCGACGTGGCGCTGGACGTGCCCGTGCCGGCCGCCCTGGCGGCCGGTGAGCACCACGTCCGGTTCACGGTCCGCACCCGCGACGGCCGCAGCCGGACCGCGACGGCCGTCCTGGACGTCCGCGGCCTGGGCTGCGCACAGTCCGACGACTCCTGCCCGGTGGACCTGACCGGCGCCTACGACCGCGACTCGATCGCGAGCGCCGACCATCCGGACGACGGCGACTTCGACGGCCTGGGCTGGAGCTACGCCGCCGAGACCCTGCCCGCGAACGGCCCGTCCGTGCTCGCGGGGGCGCCGTTCGCGTTCCCCTCCTCGGCCGACGGGACGAAGAACACCGTCACCGCCCAGGGGCAGACACTGGAGCTGCCCGGGCTACGGGCCCGGCAACTGCGCGTACTGGGGGCCGCCTCCGGCGGCGCGGCGGAGGGAACCGCCACGCTCACCTACGCCGACGGCTCCACCGCCGCCGTGTCCCTGGGGTTCAGCGACTGGGCGGGGCAGCCGCAGCCCGGCGAGACGGTCGCCGTGGCGGCGCCGTACCGGTACCGGGCGGGCACGGGCCGCGACGGTCCGGCCGTCCGTATCTTCGCGCGCACACTCCCGCTGGACCCGGACCGGGTGCTCCGCTCGGTCCGACTGCCGGACGACACCCGCCTGAAACTGTTCGCCGCGACCGTCGACCAGAGCGGCTGA
- a CDS encoding glycoside hydrolase family 5 protein produces the protein MSLHRIVKYLTCAVSAVLLTATAPGALAATPKDRPPTSDAPATAGTWQPPLSTRGRYIVDAAGNRFRLKSANWDGAQGSWTGNGDAADPAQHHAGQDSHGIPLGLDRVPLTALLADFHALGINSVRLPFSNEMIHATGPVPDSAVAANPQLRGRTPLQVFDAVVAALTAADFAVVLNNHTNTSRWCCGLDGNERWNSSQDAGQWVDDWVFMARRYADDPRVVGADLYNEVRRDVLHDPDWGGGDDYDWYAAAQWAADRILTEANPGLLIVVEGINWTGLPVDGFPHGRPTLTPARTLSHTLVQSDKLVWSAHFYGYTGPHHSGATGIGETSDPRYQDLTEEELRQALYDEAFFVSQDSGRHYTAPLWISEFGIGAGETNGAARTWFGRITDYFADHDADFAYWPLVGWEGHDDWALLRYDADGHRHGLLDETDWRRTGWDHLMTAPTRTGSVAPVPAWRMLSTDHGDQVQSLRVRATGDWDPGAYKAACPDGLRLIGLSHAGGRGLCTDTEAGDLRAADGTHTVVTDERNVPQGGDWAGGYTKFQCPSGSYLIGYSRRGSRVSAALCAPARTSLGTTGRTLWFDRSDNRPDSGGDFASGNYKGQCADDEYAAGIAFTTRVGSAGGPDALLCRRLR, from the coding sequence ATGTCACTGCATCGGATTGTCAAGTACCTGACATGCGCGGTGTCGGCCGTGCTCCTGACGGCCACCGCCCCCGGCGCACTCGCCGCCACGCCGAAGGACCGGCCGCCGACGTCCGACGCGCCGGCGACCGCCGGCACCTGGCAACCGCCCCTGTCCACCCGCGGCCGCTACATCGTCGACGCGGCGGGCAACCGGTTCCGGCTGAAGTCGGCCAACTGGGACGGGGCGCAGGGCTCCTGGACGGGCAACGGCGATGCGGCCGACCCGGCCCAGCACCACGCCGGACAGGACTCCCACGGCATCCCCCTCGGCCTGGACCGCGTCCCCCTGACCGCGCTGCTCGCCGACTTCCACGCACTCGGCATCAACAGCGTCCGGCTGCCCTTCTCCAACGAGATGATCCACGCCACCGGCCCCGTACCGGACTCCGCCGTCGCGGCCAACCCCCAACTGCGCGGCAGGACACCCCTGCAGGTCTTCGACGCCGTCGTCGCCGCGCTCACCGCCGCCGACTTCGCGGTCGTGCTCAACAACCACACCAACACCTCCCGCTGGTGCTGCGGCCTCGACGGCAACGAACGCTGGAACAGCTCCCAGGACGCGGGACAGTGGGTCGACGACTGGGTGTTCATGGCCCGCCGCTACGCCGACGACCCCCGGGTGGTGGGCGCCGACCTGTACAACGAGGTGCGCCGGGACGTGCTGCACGACCCCGACTGGGGCGGCGGCGACGACTACGACTGGTACGCCGCGGCGCAGTGGGCCGCCGACCGCATCCTCACCGAGGCGAACCCCGGCCTCCTCATCGTCGTCGAGGGCATCAACTGGACCGGGCTGCCCGTCGACGGCTTCCCGCACGGCCGGCCGACGCTCACCCCCGCCCGCACCCTCTCGCACACCCTCGTACAGAGCGACAAACTGGTCTGGTCCGCCCACTTCTACGGCTACACCGGCCCCCACCACAGCGGAGCCACCGGCATCGGGGAGACCAGCGACCCCCGCTACCAGGACCTGACCGAGGAGGAACTGCGGCAGGCCCTGTACGACGAGGCGTTCTTCGTGTCGCAGGACAGCGGCCGGCACTACACGGCACCGCTGTGGATCAGCGAGTTCGGCATCGGCGCGGGCGAGACGAACGGCGCGGCCCGCACCTGGTTCGGCCGGATCACCGACTACTTCGCCGACCACGACGCCGACTTCGCCTACTGGCCGCTGGTCGGCTGGGAAGGCCACGACGACTGGGCGCTGCTGCGCTACGACGCCGACGGTCACCGGCACGGACTGCTGGACGAGACCGACTGGCGGCGCACCGGCTGGGACCACCTGATGACCGCACCGACCCGCACCGGCTCCGTCGCCCCGGTGCCCGCCTGGCGGATGCTCAGCACCGACCACGGCGACCAGGTCCAGTCCCTGCGGGTACGGGCCACCGGCGACTGGGACCCGGGCGCCTACAAGGCCGCCTGCCCCGACGGACTGAGACTGATCGGCCTGAGCCACGCCGGGGGCCGCGGACTGTGCACCGACACCGAAGCCGGCGACCTGCGCGCCGCCGACGGCACCCACACGGTCGTGACCGACGAACGAAACGTCCCGCAGGGCGGTGACTGGGCCGGGGGCTACACGAAGTTCCAGTGCCCCTCCGGCTCCTACCTCATCGGCTACAGCCGCCGCGGCAGCCGCGTGTCGGCCGCCCTCTGCGCCCCCGCCCGCACCTCCCTCGGCACCACGGGCCGCACGCTCTGGTTCGACCGGTCCGACAACCGGCCCGACTCCGGCGGCGACTTCGCCTCCGGGAACTACAAGGGGCAGTGTGCCGACGACGAGTACGCCGCCGGGATCGCGTTCACCACCCGTGTGGGCAGCGCGGGCGGCCCGGACGCGCTGCTCTGCCGCCGGCTGCGCTGA
- a CDS encoding GPP34 family phosphoprotein, protein MTEDLACLTYLLAHDETAHGPYDRSRTELLLRAAALTDLVLRGRLGEDGGTVTVHGTGSTGDPVLDGVLRDAPGHGWKHLVRRHRARTLAEVEDRLAAAGVLTVTAHRGLLGRRRSTAVDPAATAAVRARVRAALHGDGPVQRLPATDAALLALAAAGGIPSVVPRHERRAFRSRIDACTRRLAALAPGLEKAVRSLPMTVLAARGGMGGG, encoded by the coding sequence ATGACCGAAGACCTGGCCTGCCTCACCTACCTGCTCGCCCACGACGAGACCGCCCACGGCCCCTACGACCGCTCCCGCACCGAGCTGCTGCTGCGTGCCGCCGCGCTGACGGACCTCGTACTGCGCGGACGGCTGGGTGAGGACGGCGGCACGGTGACCGTGCACGGCACGGGGTCCACCGGCGACCCCGTCCTGGACGGGGTGCTGCGCGACGCACCCGGGCACGGCTGGAAACACCTCGTACGCCGCCACCGGGCGCGGACCCTGGCCGAGGTGGAGGACAGGCTCGCCGCGGCCGGAGTCCTCACCGTGACAGCGCACCGCGGCCTCCTCGGCCGCCGGCGCTCGACCGCCGTGGACCCCGCGGCGACCGCCGCCGTCCGTGCCCGCGTCCGCGCCGCGCTGCACGGCGACGGCCCCGTGCAGCGGCTGCCCGCCACCGACGCGGCGCTGCTGGCGCTGGCCGCGGCGGGCGGTATCCCCTCCGTCGTCCCGCGGCATGAGCGCAGGGCCTTCCGGTCCCGCATCGACGCCTGCACGAGGCGGCTCGCCGCCCTGGCGCCCGGCCTGGAGAAGGCCGTCCGTTCCCTGCCCATGACCGTCCTCGCCGCCCGCGGCGGCATGGGGGGCGGCTGA
- a CDS encoding zinc-dependent alcohol dehydrogenase family protein: MKAVVIRTFGAPEGLEVVDLPVPAPGPGQVRITTEAIGVGGVDAVIRRATIGGLGLKEGHLLGSEAAGTVDAVGEGVDASWVGRRVWAFTGLTGAYAERAVAAVEDVLPLPEGLTATDAVTLGSSGVVAHFALDRARPAPGESVLVRGAAGSIGLSTVQLAAGRGAGAVAVTTSSAERGERLRDLGATHVLDRSGEGGADAPEGFDVVIDVVGGPGLPGIVDRLNPNGRYVIVGVVAGQPPADFGTRLLDGFRKSLTFATLSLDTVPNADRQKVRAAQFADAARGELRTVVHDVLPLVDAAKAHRAMDEGTVFGRIVLVP; the protein is encoded by the coding sequence ATGAAGGCCGTTGTGATCAGGACGTTCGGGGCGCCCGAAGGGCTGGAGGTCGTCGACCTGCCGGTGCCCGCCCCCGGCCCCGGGCAGGTGCGGATCACGACCGAGGCGATCGGGGTCGGCGGCGTCGACGCCGTGATCCGCCGGGCCACGATCGGCGGCCTCGGTCTCAAGGAGGGGCACCTCCTCGGCAGCGAGGCCGCGGGCACCGTGGACGCGGTCGGGGAGGGCGTGGACGCCTCATGGGTGGGGCGGCGCGTATGGGCGTTCACGGGGCTGACCGGCGCGTACGCCGAGCGGGCCGTCGCCGCGGTCGAGGACGTCCTCCCGCTGCCCGAGGGGCTGACCGCCACCGACGCGGTGACACTCGGCAGCTCCGGCGTCGTCGCCCACTTCGCCCTGGACCGCGCCCGTCCCGCCCCCGGCGAGAGCGTACTGGTGCGCGGTGCGGCGGGCAGCATCGGACTCTCGACGGTCCAGCTCGCGGCCGGTCGCGGTGCCGGCGCGGTCGCGGTGACCACCTCGTCGGCCGAGCGCGGCGAGCGCCTGCGCGACCTGGGCGCGACGCATGTCCTGGACCGCTCCGGCGAGGGCGGCGCGGACGCGCCCGAGGGCTTCGACGTGGTGATCGACGTCGTGGGCGGCCCCGGTCTTCCCGGGATCGTGGACCGGTTGAACCCCAACGGCCGGTACGTGATCGTCGGCGTCGTCGCCGGACAGCCCCCGGCGGACTTCGGCACCCGGCTGCTGGACGGCTTCCGCAAGTCCCTGACGTTCGCCACCCTCAGCCTGGACACCGTGCCCAACGCCGACCGGCAGAAGGTGCGGGCGGCGCAGTTCGCCGACGCCGCACGGGGGGAGCTGCGCACGGTCGTGCACGACGTGCTGCCGCTGGTGGACGCGGCGAAGGCCCACCGGGCGATGGACGAGGGAACAGTGTTCGGCAGGATCGTGTTGGTTCCCTGA
- a CDS encoding TetR/AcrR family transcriptional regulator — MTEQLTHPARSDARDNRLRILEAARAVFGAEGLGAPMREIARHAGVGPATLYRHFPTKRDLVLETYAEQRRVCRSAVHDALADPDPWHGFREVIERVCALHAESRGFADAFMAAFPEALDFSADREQALRAVAELSRRAQRAGRLRPGFVVDDLVLMLMAHRGLQDTPHATRLAASRRFAAYVIEAFRAVPEGDTPPPPMPPAPRLRG; from the coding sequence ATGACCGAGCAACTGACTCACCCCGCCCGCTCCGACGCCCGCGACAACCGGCTCCGCATCCTGGAGGCCGCGCGCGCAGTCTTCGGTGCGGAGGGGCTCGGCGCGCCGATGCGTGAGATCGCCCGGCACGCGGGTGTCGGCCCCGCCACGCTGTACCGGCACTTCCCGACCAAGCGCGACCTGGTCCTGGAGACCTACGCCGAGCAGCGGCGTGTCTGCCGGTCCGCGGTCCACGACGCCCTCGCCGACCCGGACCCGTGGCACGGCTTCCGCGAGGTGATCGAGCGCGTCTGCGCACTCCACGCCGAGAGCCGGGGGTTCGCCGACGCGTTCATGGCCGCGTTCCCCGAGGCCCTGGACTTCAGCGCCGACCGGGAGCAGGCGCTGCGCGCGGTCGCCGAGCTCTCCCGCCGCGCGCAGCGGGCCGGACGCCTGCGGCCCGGGTTCGTCGTGGACGACCTGGTCCTCATGCTGATGGCCCACCGCGGCCTGCAGGACACCCCCCACGCCACGCGCCTCGCGGCCTCGCGCCGCTTCGCCGCGTATGTCATCGAGGCGTTCCGCGCGGTCCCGGAGGGCGACACTCCCCCTCCCCCGATGCCACCGGCACCGCGGCTGCGGGGGTGA
- a CDS encoding TetR/AcrR family transcriptional regulator: MPEQPQTSRGAATYRRILDAATEEFARHGIAGARIERIVTAARTNKAQLYAYFGDKERLFDAIFLGSLERITDVVPIDADDLPGWAVRLYDEYLRRPDLIRLATWTRLERRPAGHLVETHEHYDDRKLAAIAEAQDAGRIRPGDPFDLMAVVIAMSMAWSPVSNVYAASDQEPDAVHDRRRALLRDCVRRAVTVAD; the protein is encoded by the coding sequence ATGCCGGAACAGCCCCAGACCTCACGCGGCGCCGCGACGTACCGGCGCATCCTGGACGCGGCCACCGAGGAGTTCGCCCGCCACGGCATCGCGGGGGCCCGCATCGAGCGCATCGTCACGGCGGCACGCACCAACAAGGCGCAGCTCTACGCCTACTTCGGCGACAAGGAACGCCTCTTCGACGCGATCTTCCTCGGCTCGCTGGAGCGCATCACCGACGTCGTGCCCATCGACGCGGACGACCTCCCGGGCTGGGCCGTGCGCCTCTACGACGAGTACCTGCGCCGCCCGGACCTCATCCGGCTCGCCACCTGGACCCGGCTGGAGCGCCGGCCCGCCGGGCACCTGGTCGAGACCCACGAGCACTACGACGACCGCAAACTCGCCGCCATCGCCGAGGCGCAGGACGCCGGGCGGATCCGGCCGGGCGACCCCTTCGACCTCATGGCCGTGGTCATCGCCATGTCCATGGCCTGGTCGCCCGTGAGCAATGTGTACGCGGCCAGTGATCAGGAGCCCGACGCCGTGCACGACCGGCGCCGGGCCCTCCTGCGCGACTGCGTCCGAAGGGCCGTCACCGTCGCCGACTGA
- a CDS encoding helix-turn-helix domain-containing protein: MKDTDPHGSGPGAGAGLRRGAGTAVPVVFRADCPSRPILDQIADKWSMMVMALLERPTRFNELKRGLEGVTQRVLTQTLRRLERNGMIRRTVLPTSPVGVEYSLTALGESLREPFGQLYAWTVAHSEEIEDCRREYDARG, encoded by the coding sequence ATGAAGGACACCGACCCGCACGGTTCCGGTCCCGGTGCCGGAGCCGGCCTGCGACGAGGCGCGGGCACCGCCGTGCCCGTCGTCTTCCGGGCGGACTGCCCCAGCCGGCCGATCCTCGACCAGATCGCGGACAAGTGGTCGATGATGGTCATGGCGCTGCTGGAGCGGCCCACCCGGTTCAACGAGCTCAAGCGCGGCCTGGAGGGTGTGACGCAGCGCGTCCTCACGCAGACGCTGCGGCGCCTGGAGCGCAACGGCATGATCCGCCGCACCGTGCTGCCGACCTCGCCCGTCGGCGTCGAGTACTCCCTCACGGCGCTGGGCGAGTCGCTGCGCGAGCCGTTCGGGCAGCTCTACGCCTGGACGGTCGCGCACAGCGAGGAGATCGAGGACTGCCGGCGGGAGTACGACGCCAGAGGCTGA
- a CDS encoding NAD(P)-dependent alcohol dehydrogenase has product MRTTVGWRATGPNTLRRTPLHRRDLRADDLAVRVDHCGLCHTDLHAVRGHAPDAPEPLVPGHEFTGVVTETGAGVTAFSVGDPVAVGNIVDSCGSCAMCEAGQENFCRSFPTLTYGGTDRQDGSTTLGGFSREYVVREAFAYPLPAGLDPAGAAPLMCAGVTVWEPLRSLGVGPGSRVAVAGLGGLGHLAVKLAVALGADTTVLSRTGDKREDARRLGARELIAATDTRRTSAARNSFDVVLDTISVPHDLAPHLRLVAMDGTLSLLGHLGTVTVEVMDLLVGRKKLGSAGSGGRRSTAEMLRFCAAHGITADVEVLPSARIHTALDRLGRNDVRHRFVLDMSDLD; this is encoded by the coding sequence GTGCGAACGACCGTCGGATGGCGGGCCACCGGCCCCAATACGCTGCGACGCACCCCTCTGCACCGCCGTGACCTGCGTGCGGACGACCTCGCGGTGCGAGTGGACCACTGCGGGCTGTGCCACACGGATCTGCACGCCGTCCGGGGGCACGCCCCGGACGCCCCCGAGCCCCTGGTGCCCGGGCACGAGTTCACCGGTGTGGTGACCGAGACCGGGGCCGGGGTGACGGCCTTCTCGGTCGGCGACCCCGTCGCGGTCGGCAACATCGTCGACTCCTGCGGCTCGTGCGCCATGTGCGAGGCCGGACAGGAGAACTTCTGTCGCTCCTTCCCTACCCTCACCTACGGCGGCACGGACCGGCAGGACGGGTCGACCACCCTCGGTGGTTTCTCCCGCGAGTACGTCGTGCGCGAGGCGTTCGCCTATCCGCTCCCGGCCGGTCTGGACCCGGCCGGGGCCGCCCCGCTGATGTGCGCGGGCGTCACCGTCTGGGAGCCGCTGCGCTCACTGGGGGTGGGCCCGGGCAGCCGGGTCGCCGTGGCCGGGCTCGGCGGCCTGGGGCACCTCGCGGTCAAGCTGGCGGTGGCGCTGGGCGCCGACACGACCGTCCTCAGCCGCACCGGCGACAAGCGGGAGGACGCCCGCCGGCTGGGCGCGCGGGAACTGATCGCCGCCACGGACACCCGGCGCACGAGCGCGGCCCGGAACAGCTTCGACGTGGTCCTCGACACGATCTCCGTGCCCCACGACCTCGCTCCCCACCTGCGGCTGGTGGCGATGGACGGCACGCTCAGCCTCCTCGGCCACCTGGGTACGGTCACCGTCGAGGTCATGGATCTGCTCGTCGGCCGCAAGAAGCTCGGTTCCGCGGGCAGCGGCGGCCGCCGGTCGACGGCCGAGATGCTTCGCTTCTGCGCCGCGCACGGCATCACCGCCGACGTGGAGGTGCTTCCCTCCGCCCGGATCCACACGGCGCTCGACCGCCTGGGCCGCAACGACGTCCGCCACCGTTTCGTCCTGGACATGTCCGACCTGGACTGA